The DNA window ACTGCCACACCTTGGCAATTACTCTAGCAGAAACAAGAGGGGGGAGGGCCTGGTTTTCTACAACGCTCGAATTGTATGTACGAGAGAGACCCTCTTGTCCCCGTACTTcacacccgacgcacttccaacctctgtggattcaaaTTCACCTACACTTAtttctttccaccctccctacctaccagaaggGACTCTCccattttcctttagatgtcctcgTTTTTGAGTAATCGTTCCATCAAATCTCGCTGCTTCGCGGCAgcctttctcaatgggcgtgcggaaCGTCCTTGGGCGCCCGTTGTCTCTGATTCTGTGTCACTTTCACTCATCTCACTTAccgtattgttatcactatttgcGTCACTACCTAAGACCTCTGTGGTTGGTTGTCGAGATGTCATATCCTGAACcatctcctggttgtccccagacgtctcaacgGTCCTTGGCAGTCCAGCTGGCAAACTGTGCTCGCCCTCGTCCTCGACGTCGCCatcgtcttctccaacaccatcatcgtcatcagagggggcaatctcCAGGGGAACTTGGTGGCTGACAGCTCGCTGCGACttgacaccctcgaacaacaccttggctgaacgcacgactccgtcgtcgtcaggatatgtctccacgacacgtccaaggggccacgtaggcCTTTTTTGATTTTCTTGCTTGACCAGCACAATGTCTCCGaggtgcagcttggaaggttccccagatcgacagtcgtgtctggctctcagggcactcaaatactcttttctccacctctctcggaaggctttCAAGGAGTCTGTCAACTTCAAATAATGATTacggagcctccgggaggtgaaggtcacattgaggtggtcgtctggcaagatcggtgccatgaggttgaTAGGGCTTCTTCTcactaaatgggagggggtgagtaCCTCATCCTCGCACTTGGCGCCACTGTACATTAGAGGCCAGTTATTAACCACCGCCTCGGCCTCCTTCACTAATATTAGTatgtgggcgtccggcaggtacttcttcccgagggctatctggaggacaCGTTTTGGCACTCCGATTaggcgctcgaagaacccacctttccaaggtgctcGGGGCGTCTGAAAGTGCCATTCaattccagttttcctcaggaactgctggacttcatcctcttcataaagtccctgaaggaggttgctggcagtcttgaacgtttAAGGATTATCAGATGTGATGAAAGACAGAGCACTGTGGGTAGCACAAAAGCGACGTAAGGCTAATACAAATTaatccgcttccagggaggggcagaaatcaaggtacacggccctgctggccatgcaagtcacgatcagtatgtagcctggccgcgtttcagtctgtatggccgctgtgtggtccactGCGACTGCTGTAAAGGGCTTCGTCAGGTTGATCATTTCCTTCGGCAAGGGGGGTGTGGCTGTCTCAACAGTggctggaaggctagcacgcattctggacactgcCGCACGGTCCGcctcgcaatggaacgtaggcctggcgaccagcatttctgtcggaagatacccattagtgtattcacaccacaatgtaaatgcaaactatgcaaatatcttagataagccctaactaagtgccctttggctggcaaaagaattaaatgtttcatttcctttacttgggacactcgtcccctagtgcaaattaaCCTATCATCTAATACTAGATTTAATTTtctgacaaaattagtaacttcacaagggggtctgactccaccctccaagtaagcatagactgtaggcacataatgtttttgctctaattggacaacaatactgaacggatgccgttttaaTCTGGTAAATTTTTTGATTATCCTAGCAACTCTCAATAGGAATcggaactctacttccctctgtaaaatttcccatatctctcctggtggaacaggtcttatttcctccctcatttcttgTACCGCCGCCACTATGGCTCTTTCATTGGTTGGATcgtcctccttgtaaggaacaggtTCTCTTGTGGTCCTTAGGAACTCTGGACCGTTCCGCCAAAGAGGGTTAtttagcagttgttgcgtcgttgctcctctggacaggacatctgcaggattctgtttgcttgggacatGGCTTAGACTGAATcggcaaacctgatgaagaaaaacaatctccgccactctgttagatatgaatacatttttgttgtctttggcatcgggagatgctacccatgccaacgtgaccttactgtcggtccacatgactatctctcgtggctctatcagccctttGAGTGTCCTGGCTAATCTGTagcctaacaacaatgctaatagttctagcttgggaattgtcaacctgttcatcccctttggagtaatcctcattttactagtgagtACGCTTACctgattgcaattgtccctagtatatgctactgcgctgtatgccttactgctggcatcggtgaatacatggagctctaaacCTTTCTTGCTTAccgctcttggaaatgtgatgttgctcaccgctttcaattcacacaacaactcactcgcttctctagctttctctctctttaccacgtcatcccaacctacgttatcctcccatagttgttggaggaaaagctttcctcgaacaaataatgggcttatcaagcaTAGAGGATCGTAAATTGAGACCAAtatggaaagtaccctacgcttcgtaggtacccatccctcccccaattcactgattctcgtactctctttcacacacaattgGTCGACGTCTCGGGTCCATCGGAGCCCAAGTACGttcacattcaccggctcactccattgcttctcgctatcgaaggctaagttattggacgcccacccttctaaaggcataccagccccttttaagatcttattgacagattcttgctcctgcctcatgctctctacatcctcgaaagtactaagataattatctacgtaaaaggacttcgccaaatctggcctaccttccctttcgaaatgacaatttaaaacttgttgcaacaaaaatGGACTCGCCGTGATGccaaacaccacgactctaaaggcgaaggtgagcgcttgacctgctacctcgcgccacagaaatcgtgtgtatttggcatcacgaggatctaacaagacacggtggaaggccttgctgatgtcggctagcatggcatattcgttcaacctgaaccttataagcaaatgatatgctaattctactagattggggccaggtaagaggcattcattcaacgatttatgacccttagattttgctgaggcattaaacacgattctgaggggggtcgtgcgactatctttcttaattccaaaatgtggcatataatacccttcaatcATGGGTTCCTTTACTTCTAATATATAGCCTGCTTCTAGGTActtatttatcactccctgatactgatcaaaatattccgtccttcctgaacttagtttgcaatgattctaactgcgctacagcgtttcgatagttcgtatctggcctagcatccgacccgaatggtaggctaacctgatatccctcaagCCTCTTTACGATa is part of the Palaemon carinicauda isolate YSFRI2023 chromosome 15, ASM3689809v2, whole genome shotgun sequence genome and encodes:
- the LOC137654066 gene encoding uncharacterized protein translates to MRITPKGMNRLTIPKLELLALLLGYRLARTLKGLIEPREIVMWTDSKVTLAWVASPDAKDNKNVFISNRVAEIVFLHQVCRFSLSHVPSKQNPADVLSRGATTQQLLNNPLWRNGPEFLRTTREPVPYKEDDPTNERAIVAAVQEMREEIRPVPPGEIWEILQREVEFRFLLRVARIIKKFTRLKRHPFSIVVQLEQKHYVPTVYAYLEEMLVARPTFHCEADRAAVSRMRASLPATVETATPPLPKEMINLTKPFTAVAVDHTAAIQTETRPGYILITASNLLQGLYEEDEVQQFLRKTGIEWHFQTPRAPWKGGFFERLIGVPKRVLQIALGKKYLPDAHILILVKEAEAVVNNWPLMYSGAKCEDEVLTPSHLVRRSPINLMAPILPDDHLNVTFTSRRLRNHYLKLTDSLKAFRERWRKEYLSALRARHDCRSGEPSKLHLGDIVLVKQENQKRPTWPLGRVVETYPDDDGVVRSAKVLFEGVKSQRAVSHQVPLEIAPSDDDDGVGEDDGDVEDEGEHSLPAGLPRTVETSGDNQEMVQDMTSRQPTTEVLGSDANSDNNTVSEMSESDTESETTGAQGRSARPLRKAAAKQRDLMERLLKNEDI